Within Salarias fasciatus chromosome 15, fSalaFa1.1, whole genome shotgun sequence, the genomic segment gcttctccactcctgagtctcctggatggttgtagctcaggtccagctctctcagatgggaggacttggagctcacagctgagaccagagaagcacagccttcctctgagaccagacaccctgacagactggaggcacaaacatggcatcaagtcaacaaggaagaaggaagatcctccacatgatctgcACCAACATCAacctgatcaagcagcagctggatcctgacctgagagcttccagtttacagtgaggactctccagtccagaagacagtagtTTCACTCCTGAATattgcaggtcgttgttactcaggtccagatgtgtcagactggaggactgagagctgagaactgaggacagagctccacagcttctctctgacagaccacagctgctcaacctgaagaagaaccaacaatgaaaatcagatcaatgtttctcgtggactcagttctacataTTTGCTCATAAACCAtgtacagagctttgttggaggctttgaccactggcagcagcttcagaagagcctcctctgaagcagagtatttcttcaggtcaaactccttcagatcttcctctgatgacagtaagatgaagaccagagctgaccactgagcaggagacagttcaTCTCTGGAGAGActtcctgatctcagggactgttggatctcctccaccagagaaccatcattcagttcattcagacagtggaacagattgatgcttctctctgcagacagactctcactcagcttctccttgatgtactggactgtttcctgattggtctgtgagctacttcctgtctgtgtcagcaaacctcgaaggagactctgattggtcggcagtgaaagacccaggaggaagcggaggaacaagtccaggtgtccatttggactcttcaaggcctcgtccactgctctctgatggagatggtggagttGAAGCTGTTGTGGAGATTGCTGAATGGTTGTTgtctcttccagcaggttgattccagacttgatgaaggtctgatggacatgaagagcagccagaaactcctgaaggctcagatggatgaagcagaacaccttgtcctggtacaggccgctctcctctctaaagatctgtgtgaacattcctgagtacactgaggctgctctgagatcgatgccacactctgtcaggtcgggttcatagaagatcaggtttcctttctgcagctcctcaaaagccagttttcccagagactccatcatctccctgctctctggactccagtgtggatctgtggcagctcctccatcaaacTTGACCatcttgactttggcctggaccaccaggtggtggatgtacatctgagtcagggtcttgggcagctctcctccctctctgctcttcaacacctcctccagaactgtagcagtgatccagcagaagaccgggatgtggcacatgatgtggaggcttcgggaggtcttgatgtgggagatgatcctgctggcctgctcctcctctctgaacctcctcctgaagtactcctccttctgggggtcagtgaaccctcggacctctgtcaccatgtccacacagtcagcagggatctgattggctgctgcaggtcgtgtggtgatccagaggcgagcagagggaagcagtttccccctgatgaggtttgtcagcagaacatccactgaggtggactctgtaacttcagtcaggaactcagtgtgctggaagtccagagggagtcgacactcatccagaccgtccaagatgaagaccacctggaagtcttcaaagctgcagattcctgcttctttggtttcagtgaagaagtgatgaacaagtcccaccaagctgaacttcttctccttcagcacattcagctctctgaaggtgaatggaaacgtgaagtggacgtcctggttgtctttgtcttcagcccagtccagagtgaacttctgagtcaggactgttttcccaatgccagccactccctttgtcagcactgttctgattggctgagatcTGCCAGGTGAGGCcttaaagatgtctcctggtctgatgcttgtttctgctctgtctgctgtcctggatgctgtttcaatctgtctgacctcatgttcctcattgacctctgcagtccctccctctgtgatgtggagctctgtgtagatctggttcaggaaggtggactctcctgGTTTGGCGATCCCCTCAAACACACGctggaacctcttcttcaggccacatttcagcttctgttggcagactccagcagacgttcctggaaataaaaataaagggttCAGTGTGTTTGACATTGAATGTGGAAATGAAAGTAAGTTGTTGATGTTTCTCGTCCATCTGATCATCCAGCTCTTCAGTAGAgaccaaacagcctctgatCTGATGTGAATGTTTGCATGATATGAACAGCAGAGTTCAGGAAGACACATTAGACCATTGTTGTCTCAATTTTTGATGAGTGACAACATAGACTTTTGGTCGTGGTCTTTCCTCCTTCAGCTGGCTTCCCTTCCTGCTTCCCATGGTCCCAGTACTGGTTGATATCAGCTGCTTTCAGTGGAGCTCCTCAACTCCTAATGTTCATTTCCATCTGTGGTCTGACTTCGGACTGTTTTCCATCTCTTGTTTTGGACTGTCTAGCTCAGGGGTCTACAATCTGCGGCTCTGGAGCTACATGAGGCTCTTTAGTGCCTcagtagcggctccatgaagctttcacattgtgaaatgtgattaaacATTGAACTTATCTTTATTATAGTGTCACATACTGTTATGCCACAGCACAATTCAACATGATTTTATGACTCCTGGTTAACAAAGGGCTCAAAGAAAGGTACAAATAAAGAGGGGAAAATGATCTAAAGCCACAAGAAATAGGGTAAAAATGATGGAACACATGAAAAACTGTAATCtgtagaatttctaaaagacaAGAATTAAAGCCAGTtggaaaa encodes:
- the LOC115402263 gene encoding NLR family CARD domain-containing protein 3-like, with protein sequence MYPAAVRASKTLSRKLPGAPGRDNMVTFMKEELKKMKKLLSPDYPECSESEREDEDEEQRSSRESLVRITLDFLRRMKQEKLAERLRRGRGCPTRPPLCQQKLKCGLKKRFQRVFEGIAKPGESTFLNQIYTELHITEGGTAEVNEEHEVRQIETASRTADRAETSIRPGDIFKASPGRSQPIRTVLTKGVAGIGKTVLTQKFTLDWAEDKDNQDVHFTFPFTFRELNVLKEKKFSLVGLVHHFFTETKEAGICSFEDFQVVFILDGLDECRLPLDFQHTEFLTEVTESTSVDVLLTNLIRGKLLPSARLWITTRPAAANQIPADCVDMVTEVRGFTDPQKEEYFRRRFREEEQASRIISHIKTSRSLHIMCHIPVFCWITATVLEEVLKSREGGELPKTLTQMYIHHLVVQAKVKMVKFDGGAATDPHWSPESREMMESLGKLAFEELQKGNLIFYEPDLTECGIDLRAASVYSGMFTQIFREESGLYQDKVFCFIHLSLQEFLAALHVHQTFIKSGINLLEETTTIQQSPQQLQLHHLHQRAVDEALKSPNGHLDLFLRFLLGLSLPTNQSLLRGLLTQTGSSSQTNQETVQYIKEKLSESLSAERSINLFHCLNELNDGSLVEEIQQSLRSGSLSRDELSPAQWSALVFILLSSEEDLKEFDLKKYSASEEALLKLLPVVKASNKALLSSCGLSERSCGALSSVLSSQSSSLTHLDLSNNDLQYSGVKLLSSGLESPHCKLEALRLSSCGLSQRSCGALSSVLSSQSSSLTHLDLSNNDLQDSGLKLLSSGLESPHCKLEALSLSGCLVSEEGCASLVSAVSSKSSHLRELDLSYNHPGDSGVKKLFAAVEDPQCSLETLRVDHGGEQRLKPGPRKYFSQLELDTNSMNIFLKLSNNNRKVTCVKKEQPYPDHPDRFDDFWTYQLLCRNILSGRCYWEVEWSGKVFISVSYRGVTRRGTMKECVFGRNDQSWSLSCSYQGYYVRHNDRITCTSLSSSSSSSGRVGVYVDCPAGSLSFFRVSSDSLIHLYTFNTTFTQPLSAGFTLLYSGSSVSLCPL